The following coding sequences are from one Coffea arabica cultivar ET-39 chromosome 11e, Coffea Arabica ET-39 HiFi, whole genome shotgun sequence window:
- the LOC140021713 gene encoding uncharacterized protein, translating into MEELEEKTWMLMILKFLIILLTMINYVSSIESPEYRVILRYLESDVEIRLYEESFWVSAAVRNATSFEKSTKDGFHRVYQYIRGANLNSSQMVITAPILTTIVPGTHGSDCYVKFYLPAKYAAAPPLPKTELNLQFERWNSQCLAVKSFSGFAQDESIRNETQAFVVTLNKIFNGKTKILEDTAIFSIAQYNAPSHLSGRLNEVWLNASAFAVEGCPSF; encoded by the exons CTCATCATCTTACTCACAATGATCAACTACGTCAGCAGCATTGAGTCTCCAGAATACCGTGTGATTCTGCGGTACTTGGAATCTGATGTTGAGATCAGGTTATACGAAGAATCCTTCTGGGTGTCGGCTGCTGTTAGAAATGCTACTTCATTCGAAAAATCCACAAAAGATGGTTTTCACAG GGTGTATCAATATATTCGCGGTGCCAACCTCAACTCTTCTCAAATGGTGATTACTGCTCCTATCCTAACCACTATCGTGCCCGGAACACATGGCTCTGACTGTTATGTCAAGTTTTACCTGCCAGCAAAATATGCGGCTGCACCGCCACTGCCCAAAACTGAACTTAATTTGCAGTTTGAAAGATGGAATAGCCAATGCTTAGCAGTAAAAAGCTTTTCTGGGTTCGCTCAAGATGAAAGCATCAGAAACGAAACTCAGGCTTTCGTGGTCACGTTAAACAAAATCTTCAATGGAAAGACGAAAATCTTGGAAGATACAGCTATCTTCTCGATTGCCCAATATAATGCCCCCTCTCATCTTTCTGGACGTTTAAATGAAGTGTGGCTGAATGCATCAGCTTTTGCTGTTGAAGGATGCCCTTCTTTCTGA